In Paraflavitalea devenefica, the following are encoded in one genomic region:
- a CDS encoding carboxypeptidase M32 produces the protein MITTTSDKLYQQYTNTMRKIADIRYSSALLQWDQETYLPPKGAIIRGQQIATLSELAHEHFTADSLGALLQELNGRDDLTATEKKNVALTWEDYSKQKKFTPAFVRELTETVNRCFHSWLEARKANSFSLFAGELSKLIVLKRQEAQLLGYRQHPYDALLNEYDKGSNVQLLDGVFNTIRQPLKDILNKIQSRPQVSNAFLYRHYPKDQQWAFGMQVLKDLGYDLEAGRQDVSEHPFTINFNSRDVRVTTRIDENDLGNMVWSCIHETGHALYEQGLPDEAYGLPLGEAASLTIHESQSRLWENHVGRSRAFCAHYFPLLQQYFPEQLKDVTTEAFYQGINQVTPSLIRTEADEVTYHFHVMIRYELEKRLLENTLQTNDIPAWWNDHYEQYLGVQVPDDKCGCLQDVHWSHGSFGYFPTYSLGSFYAAQFYAKASQAIPGLESQVQKGDTAALLEWLRKGVHRHGRQFTSEELSREVSGEVLDIQHFLRYMLDKYQDIYKF, from the coding sequence ATGATCACTACCACTTCAGACAAGCTGTACCAACAATATACCAATACGATGCGCAAGATAGCGGACATCCGTTATTCCTCCGCATTATTGCAATGGGACCAGGAAACTTACCTGCCTCCCAAAGGGGCCATCATCCGCGGGCAACAGATTGCTACATTGTCTGAACTGGCCCATGAGCACTTTACAGCGGATAGCCTGGGCGCTTTGTTGCAGGAACTGAATGGGCGCGATGACCTGACGGCCACTGAAAAAAAGAATGTAGCCCTTACCTGGGAAGATTATTCAAAGCAGAAGAAGTTTACCCCCGCATTTGTACGGGAGCTTACAGAAACGGTGAACAGATGCTTCCATAGCTGGCTGGAAGCCAGGAAGGCGAATAGTTTCAGCCTGTTTGCCGGGGAGCTTTCCAAACTGATTGTGCTGAAAAGGCAGGAAGCGCAATTATTGGGTTACCGGCAGCATCCCTATGATGCCTTGCTGAATGAGTATGACAAGGGATCGAATGTGCAGCTATTGGATGGTGTTTTTAATACGATCAGGCAGCCATTGAAGGATATTTTAAATAAGATCCAATCGCGCCCGCAGGTGAGCAATGCTTTCCTGTACCGGCATTACCCGAAAGACCAGCAATGGGCTTTTGGCATGCAGGTGTTGAAAGACCTGGGATACGACCTGGAAGCAGGCCGGCAGGATGTATCGGAACACCCTTTTACGATCAATTTCAACAGCAGGGATGTACGGGTCACCACCCGTATTGATGAGAACGACCTGGGCAATATGGTATGGAGCTGTATCCATGAAACAGGCCATGCCCTGTATGAGCAGGGACTGCCGGACGAGGCTTATGGCCTTCCCCTGGGCGAGGCGGCCTCCCTCACGATCCATGAATCCCAGTCGCGCCTGTGGGAAAACCATGTAGGCCGCAGCCGGGCCTTCTGCGCGCATTATTTCCCCCTGTTACAGCAATATTTCCCGGAACAACTGAAGGATGTAACGACGGAGGCTTTTTATCAGGGTATTAACCAGGTGACGCCTTCCCTGATCCGTACGGAAGCCGATGAGGTAACCTATCATTTTCATGTGATGATACGGTATGAGCTGGAAAAGCGGTTGCTGGAAAACACCTTGCAAACCAACGACATACCAGCCTGGTGGAATGATCATTACGAGCAATACCTGGGTGTGCAGGTGCCCGATGACAAGTGTGGCTGCCTGCAGGATGTACACTGGAGCCATGGCAGTTTTGGTTATTTCCCCACCTATAGCCTCGGCAGCTTTTATGCCGCCCAGTTCTATGCCAAGGCCAGCCAGGCCATTCCCGGCCTGGAAAGCCAGGTACAAAAAGGCGATACGGCAGCCCTGTTAGAGTGGCTCCGTAAGGGGGTGCACCGGCATGGCCGCCAGTTTACCAGCGAGGAATTAAGCCGGGAAGTGAGCGGGGAAGTACTCGATATTCAGCATTTTTTACGGTACATGCTTGACAAATACCAAGATATTTACAAATTTTAG